In a genomic window of Phyllostomus discolor isolate MPI-MPIP mPhyDis1 chromosome 5, mPhyDis1.pri.v3, whole genome shotgun sequence:
- the PDCD4 gene encoding programmed cell death protein 4 translates to MDVENEQILNVNSADPDNLSDSLFSGDEENAGTEDIKNEINGNWISASSIHEARINAKAKRRLRKNSSRDSGRGDSVSDNGSEAIRSGVTVPTSPKGRLLDRRSRSGKGRGLPKKGGAGGKGVWGTPGQVYDVEEVDVKDPNYDDDQENCVYETVVLPLDEAAFEKTLTPIIQEYFEHGDTNEVAELLRDLNLGEMKSGVPVLAVSLALEGKASHREMTSKLLSDLCGTVMSTNDVEKSFDKLLKDLPELALDTPRAPQLVGQFIARAVGDGILCNTYIDSYKGTVDCVQARAALNKATVLLSMSKGGKRKDSVWGSGGGQKPVNHLVKEIDMLLKEYLLSGDISEAEHCLKELEVPHFHHELVYEAIVMVLESTGESTFKMILDLLKSLWKSSTITVDQMKRGYERIYNEIPDINLDVPYSYSVLERFVEECFQAGIISKQLRDLCPSRGRKRFVSEGDGGRLKPESY, encoded by the exons ATGGATGTAGAGAATGAGCAGATACTGAATGTAAACTCTGCAG atcCTGATAACTTAAGTGACTCACTCTTTTCTGGTGATGAAGAAAATGCTGGGACTGAGGATATAAAGAATGAGATAAATGGAAATTGGATTTCAGCATCCTCCATTCATGAAGCTAGAATTAATGCTAAGGCAAAAAGGCGACTACGGAAAAACTCATCCCGGGACTCGGGCAGAGGCGATTCAGTCAGTGACAATGGAAGTGAAGCCATTAGAAGTGGAGTAACCGTACCAACTAGTCCAAAGGGAAGGTTGCTAGATAGGCGATCCAGATCTGGGAAAGGACGGGGACTACCAAAGAAAG GTGGTGCAGGAGGCAAAGGTGTTTGGGGTACACCTGGGCAGGTGTATGATGTGGAGGAGGTGGATGTGAAAGATCCTAACTATGATGATGACCAG gagAACTGTGTTTATGAAACTGTAGTTTTGCCTTTGGATGAAGCAGCATTTGAGAAGACTTTAACACCAATCATACAGGAATATTTTGAGCATGGAGATACTAATGAAGTTGCA gaattactAAGAGATTTAAATCTTGGTGAAATGAAAAGTGGAGTACCAGTGTTGGCAGTATCCTTGGCATTGGAGGGAAAGGCTAGTCATAGAGAAATGACATCTAAGCTTCTTTCTGACCTTTGTGGAACAGTAATGAGCACAAATGAtgtagaaaaatcatttgataagttGTTGAAAGATCTACCTGAATTAGCATTGGATACTCCTAGAGCACCACAG ttGGTGGGCCAATTTATTGCTAGAGCTGTTGGAGATGGAATTTTATGTAATACCTATATTGATAGTTACAAAGGAACTGTAGATTGTGTACAGGCAAG agCTGCTCTGAACAAGGCTACTGTGCTCCTGAGTATGTCTAAAGGTGGAAAGCGTAAAGATAGTGTGTGGGGCTCTGGAGGTGGGCAGAAACCTGTTAATCACCTTGTTAAAGAG ATTGATATGCTGCTGAAAGAGTATTTACTCTCTGGAGATATATCTGAAGCTGAGCATTGCCTTAAGGAACTAGAAGTACCTCATTTTCACCATGAGCTTGTATATGAA gcCATTGTAATGGTTTTGGAGTCAACTGGAGAAAGTACATTTAAGATGATTTTGGATTTATTAAAATCCCTTTGGAAGTCTTCTACCATTACTGTAGACCAAATGAAAAGA GGTTATGAGAGAATTTATAATGAAATTCCGGACATTAATCTGGATGTCCCATATTCATACTCTGTGCTTGAGCGATTTGTAGAAGAATGTTTTCAGGCTGGAATAATTTCCAAACAACTCAGAGATCTTTGTCCTTCAAG GGGCAGAAAACGTTTTGTAAGTGAAGGAGATGGAGGTCGTCTTAAACCGGAGAGCTACTGA
- the BBIP1 gene encoding BBSome-interacting protein 1, producing MAEVKPMFREVLPKQGQLSVEDITTMVLCKPKLLPLKSLTLEKLEKMQQAAQETIRQQEMAEKNSSK from the exons ATGGCAGAAGTAAAGCCCATGTTCCGGGAAGTTCTTCCAAAACAAG gtCAGTTGTCCGTGGAAGATATAACCACAATGGTGCTGTGTAAGCCCAAACTTTTACCCTTAAAATCCCTGACTCTGGAAAAACTGGAGAAAATGCAACAAGCAGCACAGGAAACGATTCGCCAACAAGAAATGGcagagaagaacagcagcaaatAA